One Megalopta genalis isolate 19385.01 chromosome 11, iyMegGena1_principal, whole genome shotgun sequence genomic region harbors:
- the LOC117226322 gene encoding uncharacterized protein LOC117226322, translating to MAQHLQTQHQHEFLPLCDVLFNIISLASYFCDVVFDFAMVYALAHHSIAPPILFPLSIVLIATSLIISQIVSVRWYLWGARGRLTGKTITDCNISEKKENGNWAIWCVLLLHSTQVGVLWRYFKLFIPVNLTYVKHEVRELCVLRLIHAFCEAAPMLLLQLYLLSIGVNNDSNIDVGKAKETEPRDSEKLAKLTAVSAGLSLWSVCWAVASFSKGAARLRNLERLVLTWLGVLAQLAWRLGTVSARVGVLVAYASLYGGQWLLIVMALHWLSMLMWLLLTPDGLFHGGEHLPILRKTSLASLLAFVYIFAYVNLHETNHRQKMVIFYTVMFLENSLLIGVWIVGINRSDLLPHQNHPNPVTLVLTLLALFFGGMFFMGLYYRFFHVRRLMYEAGGRMTASNLTTLPNQDNLEEKQIDYTEDKKVNMNVGMRRVKLSNGGIPGVFNCRFANPTVANPNRKKKKPTTFVPPPSQSQTGAVATSMNAIGDTKQWLSMNSNSRQLIPFWKRSVMSSGVLQNDHSGEQKIGADAGTGGSLSVNLIREKLQEKKQQQLRELRAIQEEIKEGKLFPPPSASASSFSSSAASNQQPPPNTKLHTSPSSPLFTSAPSIVDQNGGVTLSSWPPVKMHCLLPPPPSSSYYPNVHPSNSWRTTQRERADTPEILLAPRCLPHHYTHWAPSTHVNHRLRSSQNGGEESSKGEGEIEGEISDMEGSQVSLPRSYTLPREFKYNHPNNTARERERRVGSSKITATRFYLPSTNSSDGDVDSADNEDETDSEVQFRVKNGYGHNTYIGEEEQQQQQQRYVFEANSQQEFLHSNSDSTTAVVISGNSYLNNSQGVQRSNQLFRNRVKHETKL from the exons ATGGCCCAGCATCTACAGACACAGCATCAGCACGAATTCTTACCATTGTGTGATGTATTATTCAACATAATCTCTCTTGCTTCGTACTTCTGCGACGTTGTTTTTGATTTTGCAATGGTATATGCCCTTGCGCATCATTCCATTGCTCCACCAATTCTTTTTCCTTTAAGTATTGTCCTTATCGCAACATCGTTAATTATCTCTCAG ATTGTCAGCGTGCGATGGTACTTGTGGGGTGCCAGAGGAAGATTAACTGGTAAAACTATCACAGATTGCAATATCagtgaaaagaaagaaaatgggaattgggcgatatggtgcgtttTATTGCTTCATTCTACTCAAGTTGGAGTATTATGGAGATACTTCAAATTATTTATACCAGTTAATTTAACTTATGTTAAACATGAg GTCAGGGAACTTTGTGTACTTCGCCTTATACATGCGTTCTGTGAAGCTGCTCCAATGCTGCTGTTGCAATTGTATCTGTTATCTATTGGAGTCAACAACGACTCGAATATAGACGTCGGGAAAGCGAAAGAAACTGAACCCAGAGATAGCGAAAAATTAGCAAAATTGACTGCAGTATCAGCGGGACTCTCGTTATGGAGTGTATGTTGGGCGGTAGCTAGCTTTAGCAAAGGTGCAGCTCGACTGCGTAATTTGGAACGTTTGGTACTTACGTGGCTAGGTGTGCTGGCACAACTAGCATGGAGGCTAGGAACTGTAAGTGCTAGAGTAGGAGTATTGGTAGCTTATGCTTCACTCTATGGTGGACAATGGCTGTTAATTGTCATGGCCCTCCACTGGCTGTCGATGTTGATGTGGCTGCTGCTTACTCCAGATGGTCTTTTTCACGGTGGTGAACATTTACCTATCTTAAGGAAAACTTCTCTGGCCTCTCTTCTCGCTTTCGTTTACATATTTGCATATGTAAATTTGCACGAAACGAATCATCGTCAAAAGATG GTAATAttttatacagtaatgttttTGGAAAACAGTCTGCTTATTGGTGTATGGATAGTTGGCATTAATAGAAGTGATCTCCTTCCACACCAAAACCATCCAAATCCGGTAACTCTTGTACTCACATTGTTAGCTTTATTTTTCGGTGGTATGTTTTTCATGGGCCTTTATTACAG ATTTTTTCACGTAAGAAGATTAATGTACGAAGCTGGTGGTAGAATGACAGCTTCGAACCTCACAACGTTACCGAATCAG GACAATTTGGAGGAGAAACAAATAGATTATACGGAAGATAAGAAAGTAAATATGAACGTGGGAATGAGACGAGTTAAGTTAAGTAACGGTGGTATACCAGGAGTGTTTAACTGCCGTTTTGCCAATCCAACTGTAGCAAATCCAAatcgaaagaagaaaaaaccAACTACTTTCGTCCCTCCGCCATCGCAGTCGCAGACAGGAGCCGTCGCAACCTCAATGAACGCTATAGGAGACACGAAACAGTGGCTGAGTATGAACAGTAATTCACGTCAATTAATTCCATTTTGGAAAAGATCCGTGATGTCTTCTGGTGTATTACAG AATGATCACTCGGGTGAGCAAAAGATCGGAGCAGACGCTGGAACTGGGGGTTCTTTGAGCGTTAATTTAATAAGAGAAAAACTTCAAGAGAAAAAACAACAGCAACTACGAGAATTACGTGCTATAcaagaagaaataaaagaaggaaAATTATTTCCTCCACCCTCGGCATCGGCGTCCTCGTTCTCGTCATCGGCTGCATCAAATCAACAGCCACCACCTAACACAAAGTTACATACTTCTCCTAGCTCACCGTTATTCACATCTGCTCCTTCCATAGTTGATCAAAATGGAGGAGTCACATTGTCCTCATGGCCACCGGTAAAAATGCATTGTCTCTTACCTCCGCCACCATCGTCCTCTTACTACCCGAATGTTCACCCTTCAAATTCGTGGAGGACAACGCAGAGAGAAAGGGCGGATACTCCAGAAATTTTACTGGCACCACGATGTCTTCCTCATCATTATACGCATTGGGCTCCATCGACTCACGTTAATCATAG ATTACGTTCAAGTCAAAACGGAGGAGAAGAAAGCTCAAAAGGCGAAGGCGAAATAGAaggggaaataagtgatatggaGGGTAGCCAAGTGTCGCTACCTCGAAGTTACACACTTCCTCGTGAATTTAAATATAATCATCCAAATAATACCGCGAGAGAACGAGAACGACGTGTTGGAAGTAGTAAGATTACAGCAACACGTTTCTATTTACCTTCCACCAATAGTTCTGACG GAGATGTAGATAGTGCAGACAACGAAGACGAGACGGATTCCGAAGTACAATTTCGTGTGAAGAATGGTTACGGTCATAATACTTACATTGGTGAAGAagagcagcagcaacagcagcagcgaTACGTGTTCGAAGCTAATAGTCAGCAGGAATTTTTGCATTCCAATTCGGATTCTACGACAGCTGTCGTAATCTCGGGAAATTCTTATTTAAATAACTCGCAAGGAGTACAACGGTCGAATCAGCTTTTCAGAAACAGGGTTAAACATGAAACAAAACTCTGA
- the Gmppa gene encoding GDP-mannose pyrophosphorylase A: MILKAVILIGGPSKGTRFRPLSLDIPKPLFPIAGLPVIQHHIEACSKVENLSEILIIGSYLASDLTQFIHDMITTYNIVIRYLQEFTMLGTAGGMYHFRDQIRSGSPTHFFVMNGDVCADFPLQETVAFHIEKQALLTIMATEATRQQSINYGCMVLGKDKEVAHYVEKPSTFVSTLINCGVYLASPDIFQTMADAFYAGQNQETFTQFNGNGRDPAHISLEQDILTRLAGTGRLFALPVLRWWSQVKTAGSAIYANRHYLALYKANRSNRLAFTTNGPCQIIGDVYIHPSATVHPSAVLGPNVSIGPNAIIAPGVRIRESIILANAHIQAHSVVLHSIVGKSSYVGEWARIEGTPCDPNPDKPFAKMENLPLFNTNGKLNPSITILGTSVRLAAEKILLNSIVLPHKELTRNFKNEIIL, translated from the exons ATGATATTAAAAGCTGTTATATTAATTGGAGGCCCATCAAAAG GAACTAGATTTAGACCTCTCTCCTTGGATATACCAAAACCATTGTTTCCAATTGCTGGTTTACCAGTAATACAACACCACATAGAAGCATGTTCAAAAGTAGAAAATCTCagtgaaatattaataattggaTCGTACCTTGCAAGTGATTTGACACAATTTATCCATGACATGATAACTACATATAACATAGTTATTAGATATCTTCAGGAGTTTACTATGCTGGGAACTGCCGGTGGAATGTATCACTTTCGTGATCAGATACGATCTGGTTCTCCTACACATTTCTTTGTGATGAATGGTGATGTTTGTGCAGATTTTCCTTTACAAGAAACAGTCGCATTTCATATAGAAAAGCAAGCATTGCTTACAATTATGGCTACAGAAGCAACAAGGCAACAATCCATAAATTATGGATGTATGGTTCTTGGTAAAGACAAGGAAGTTGCACATTATGTAGAAAAACCATCAACATTCGTTTCAACCTTGATCAATTGTGGAGTCTATCTTGCTTCCCCAGATATTTTTCAAACTATGGCAGATGCTTTTTATGCTGGACAAAATCAAGAAACTTTTAC GCAATTCAATGGAAACGGTAGAGATCCGGCTCATATATCTCTTGAACAAGACATATTAACTCGATTAGCTGGAACTGGTCGCTTATTCGCATTACCTGTATTAAGATGGTGGTCGCAAGTTAAAACAGCTGGTTCCGCGATATACGCTAATCGTCATTATTTAGCTCTTTATAAAGCAAATCGTTCAAATCGCCTTGCTTTTACAACAAATGGACCTTGTCAAATTATTGGTGATGTTTACATTCATCCATCAGCTACAGTTCACCCATCAGCAGTG CTAGGACCAAACGTAAGCATAGGTCCAAACGCTATTATTGCACCAGGTGTTAGAATAAGAGAATCAATCATATTAGCTAATGCTCACATTCAAGCACATTCAGTTGTTCTTCATAGTATAGTAGGTAAAAGCAGTTATGTAGGAGAATGGGCACGAATAGAAGGAACACCGTGCGACCCCAATCCTGATAAACCATtcgcaaaaatggagaatttgccTTTGTTTAATACAAATGGGAAACTCAATCCTTCTATAACAATTCTCG GCACGAGCGTACGCTTAGCAGCTGagaaaattttattgaattcCATTGTCTTGCCGCACAAAGAGCTTACGAGAAATTTTAAGAATGAAATTATTCTTTGA